The following coding sequences lie in one Silene latifolia isolate original U9 population chromosome 5, ASM4854445v1, whole genome shotgun sequence genomic window:
- the LOC141656536 gene encoding putative kinase-like protein TMKL1: MEDTHRMLKLFLGVLIPLSVIISLYLFYLYRKRNTAGDSTGIAASDDTESGNSNSDQEGLMCFQGGEDLTVADILDAPGEVIGKSSYGTLYKACLSKNDSNLLLRFLRPACSGNIREVIPVVHSIGLVRHPNLVPLQAFYMGPRGEKLLVYPYFVHGNLAQFIKDGNSESHKWDVIYNIALGLVKGLAYLHSGLHKPMIHGNLKSKNILLTPDFQPYISDYGLHLLLNPTAGQEMLETSANQGYKAPELIKIKDSCESTDIYSLGIVLLELLTGREPVNDNSSDSQEIYLPNVIRKAILDHRIKDMYHPDIVLNLTDKQRHRTEDRALKLVQLAMSCCSTSPSLRPLANEVVRKVEDLSKEPALQSRRT; the protein is encoded by the exons ATGGAGGACACACATAGAATGTTGAAACTGTTCTTGGGTGTACTCATCCCATTATCAGTCATAATCTCCTTATATTTGTTCTACTTATACCGAAAAAGAAATACAGCAGGTGACAGTACAGGAATTGCAGCATCAGATGATACAGAATCAGGAAACAGTAACAGTGATCAAGAAGGATTGATGTGTTTTCAGGGTGGTGAAGATCTGACAGTTGCAGACATTTTAGATGCACCAGGTGAAGTTATTGGAAAATCAAGCTATGGTACATTGTATAAGGCTTGTTTATCGAAAAATGACAGTAATTTGTTGCTTAGATTTTTGAGGCCTGCTTGTAGTGGGAATATCAGAGAAGTGATTCCTGTTGTACATTCTATTGGGTTAGTTAGACATCCAAATTTGGTCCCTCTTCAGGCATTTTATATGGGTCCGAGAGGCGAAAAGCTACTGGTTTATCCTTATTTTGTTCATGGCAATCTTGCTCAATTCATCAAAG ATGGAAACAGTGAGTCTCACAAATGGGATGTGATATACAACATTGCCCTCGGCTTAGTAAAGGGATTAGCTTATCTTCACTCTGGATTACACAAACCAATGATACACGGCAATCTGAAGTCCAAAAACATTCTATTAACTCCAGACTTTCAGCCATATATTTCTGATTACGGCCTACATTTGCTTCTGAACCCGACTGCTGGACAAGAAATGCTCGAAACTTCAGCAAATCAGGGATACAAAGCTCCTGAACTGATAAAAATCAAAGATTCCTGTGAAAGTACTGATATATACAGTCTAGGAATCGTCTTGTTAGAACTACTGACTGGCAGAGAACCTGTCAACGACAATTCCTCGGATTCTCAAGAAATCTACTTGCCAAATGTGATCAGGAAGGCAATCCTGGATCACAGGATTAAGGATATGTATCATCCTGACATAGTACTGAATCTAACAGACAAGCAAAGACATCGGACAGAAGATCGTGCCCTTAAGTTGGTTCAACTCGCGATGTCTTGTTGTTCTACATCTCCTTCCCTAAGACCGTTAGCCAATGAGGTTGTCAGGAAGGTCGAGGATTTAAGCAAGGAGCCAGCATTACAAAGCCGAAGAACTTGA
- the LOC141654733 gene encoding putative disease resistance protein RGA1, which yields MDLATVLSVVQTILTAIQTLVQLQPMFFISDCKRELDDLHNTVETVKAVLEDADAKQDSLNSQEKHYIKELRDAVYDADNVLDEFLTLAKQKKLIEAGGKVSDKVKSFFSRFKLLTHNLSSKVKMVNKKLDAIATKSSKFSFKVEYKPVKFTKEETSSFLCDKIIGRDEDVEKIVGMLLGCDNNVDTSGVSFLAIVGMGGLGKTALAQLVFNDPRISEAFEMKSWTCIADQNQEQWDLKGFLGKVVKGSPINNLTSLEEIHHEVTEKMGGKKYLLVLDDLWTESYHKWQQLEGFLKVGQRGSWIIVTTRSRTTAQMIGGDQVHELRGLSEVESWNLFERIAFQAKEREDDFVKLGKEIVKKCTNVPLAIRVVGSLLRGQSKSKWLSFQNSGLDNISERNDTLTTILKLSYDQLSPPLKTCFAYCAIFPKDWEISKQMLINLWMAQGYINLENLGEEYFLMLLQRCFFQDVHENKLGEIKWFKMHDLLHDIAEQVAGEEIWICNNNTSNVGKGVRHLSLVNNCYTQHVSDKTQIRTYLQVKKYTCIGSSDQLLASKSIPKWTCLRSLDLRNTRAESLPESIGQLLHLRCLDLSWSGHLKMLPKSITKLVNLQTIDLHRCSSLKQLPNDVSKLVDLSTLNVAECDALSCMPSGIGMLTCLHTLGQFVVGVQASSSSKQCFGGLEDLRHLNKLKGSLDIQIGVLKNAKFVKEEHVRGAYLRRKEHLKEIDIEFKRGPEYESKENDQALLEEMQPHHDLMKLKLKGYHGETLPKWPRRGDNSILFDLPNLVSLIIHDCRELVCLPWQVGKLPHLIYLRISRLLNMEYVVDVESETHVSGERSSFFPSLDELTIFELPKLKGWWWRSESGLHVVKPDDGGSNQEAGLVWVSSPCFPLLKWLVIKNCQKMTYVPVCPRLEYLIVYDSRRLLWKNMRCTPRHQPSLSPSYSKPMILRVNNLEWPKSMPAEYFQFIAAIEIESEETLETLGDITELLPTCLLSSLRFLGIRSCPKLRSMGGWLEHLSALQCLRIYDCPNLLQSGIPWQHFPETLQSLCLESFKEMEELPEGMQYCTSLQSLEIRDCPKLECLPKWMPKLTSLEKLQLRMCSKRLEKRCQQPNGEDWSLIQHIPLTCILSVLQEREKKKSDHEPWTNENYWC from the coding sequence ATGGACCTGGCAACTGTGCTATCTGTTGTTCAGACTATCCTTACTGCAATCCAGACTTTGGTTCAGCTCCAACCAATGTTCTTTATTTCCGACTGCAAGCGCGAGCTTGATGACCTCCATAACACTGTCGAAACCGTCAAAGCTGTTCTTGAGGATGCTGACGCTAAGCAAGACTCTCTCAATAGCCAGGAGAAGCATTACATCAAAGAGCTCAGAGATGCTGTTTATGACGCGGACAATGTGTTAGATGAGTTCCTCACTCTAGCCAAGCAGAAGAAACTCATTGAGGCTGGTGGTAAAGTTTCTGATAAAGTGAAATCCTTTTTTTCTCGTTTTAAGCTTCTTactcacaatttgtctagtaagGTTAAAATGGTTAACAAAAAGTTGGACGCCATTGCTACTAAGAGTAGTAAGTTTAGCTTTAAGGTAGAGTATAAGCCTGTCAAATTTACAAAGGAGGAGACGTCTTCTTTTTTGTGTGATAAAATCATCGGAAGGGATGAAGATGTGGAAAAGATTGTAGGTATGCTATTGGGATGTGATAATAATGTGGATACTTCTGGTGTTTCATTCTTAGCCATTGTGGGGATGGGAGGCTTGGGTAAAACCGCTCTTGCCCAACTTGTCTTTAATGATCCTAGGATTAGCGAGGCATTTGAAATGAAGAGTTGGACTTGCATTGCTGATCAGAATCAGGAACAGTGGGACTTAAAAGGGTTTTTAGGGAAGGTGGTGAAAGGGTCACCTATTAATAATTTAACCTCTTTGGAGGAGATTCATCATGAAGTTACAGAAAAAATGGGAGGGAAAAAATATTTGCTAGTTCTAGATGATCTATGGACAGAAAGTTATCATAAATGGCAGCAACTTGAAGGGTTTTTGAAGGTAGGTCAGAGGGGGAGTTGGATAATTGTAACTACACGTTCCAGAACAACCGCCCAAATGATTGGAGGTGATCAAGTGCATGAGTTGCGAGGTTTGTCAGAAGTGGAGTCATGGAATTTGTTTGAAAGGATAGCATTTCAAGCGAAAGAAAGAGAGGATGATTTTGTTAAACTTGGGAAAGAGATTGTTAAAAAGTGCACTAATGTCCCGCTTGCTATTAGAGTAGTTGGAAGTCTTCTGCGTGGTCAATCCAAGTCTAAGTGGCTGTCATTTCAGAACAGTGGGTTAGACAATATTAGTGAAAGGAATGATACCTTGACCACCATACTGAAGCTAAGTTACGATCAACTTAGCCCGCCTTTGAAGACTTGTTTTGCTTACTGTGCTATCTTTCCCAAGGATTGGGAGATTAGTAAGCAAATGTTGATTAACCTTTGGATGGCACAAGGCTACATTAACTTAGAGAATTTGGGTGAGGAGTACTTTCTTATGTTGTTACAAAGATGTTTTTTTCAAGATGTCCACGAAAATAAACTCGGTGAGATCAAATGGTTCAAGATGCACGATCTCTTGCATGATATTGCTGAACAAGTAGCGGGAGAGGAGATTTGGATATGCAACAATAACACTTCCAATGTGGGTAAAGGAGTTCGCCATCTCTCTCTTGTGAATAATTGTTATACACAACATGTCTCGGATAAAACTCAAATTCGTACTTACCTTCAAGTTAAAAAGTATACTTGTATTGGTAGTTCGGACCAATTACTAGCAAGTAAATCAATACCAAAATGGACATGCTTACGGTCACTAGACTTGAGAAATACACGGGCTGAAAGTTTACCAGAATCAATCGGTCAACTATTGCATCTGAGGTGTTTAGACCTTTCCTGGAGTGGCCATCTGAAAATGCTTCCCAAATCAATAACAAAACTAGTTAATCTACAAACAATAGATTTACACCGCTGCAGTAGTTTAAAGCAATTGCCAAATGATGTGAGCAAGCTCGTTGATTTAAGCACTTTAAATGTAGCCGAATGTGATGCGCTGAGTTGTATGCCTTCAGGCATAGGTATGTTGACCTGTTTGCACACTCTAGGCCAGTTTGTAGTGGGTGTTCAAGCAAGTTCAAGTTCAAAGCAATGTTTTGGTGGGTTGGAAGACCTACGGCACCTGAATAAATTAAAAGGGAGTTTAGATATCCAAATTGGTGTGCTTAAAAATGCAAAATTTGTGAAGGAAGAACATGTCAGGGGAGCCTATTTGAGGAGGAAAGAACACCTGAAGGAGATTGATATTGAATTTAAAAGGGGACCGGAATATGAAAGCAAGGAGAACGATCAAGCATTGCTAGAAGAGATGCAGCCACATCATGATCTGATGAAGTTAAAGTTAAAAGGGTATCATGGTGAAACATTGCCAAAATGGCCGAGGAGAGGAGATAACTCGATATTATTTGATCTCCCCAATCTTGTCAGTTTAATTATCCATGATTGCAGGGAGCTGGTATGTCTGCCTTGGCAGGTCGGGAAACTGCCCCACCTTATATATCTACGAATTTCAAGATTGTTGAATATGGAATATGTGGTGGACGTGGAGTCAGAAACGCATGTCTCAGGGGAACGATCATCCTTTTTTCCGAGCCTTGATGAGCTCACTATTTTTGAGTTGCCTAAATTGAAAGGGTGGTGGTGGAGATCTGAATCAGGGTTGCATGTGGTCAAACCTGATGACGGTGGCAGCAATCAAGAAGCTGGTCTAGTGTGGGTATCATCTCCCTGTTTCCCTCTACTAAAGTGGCTCGTAATAAAAAATTGCCAAAAGATGACATATGTTCCTGTATGTCCCCGTCTTGAATATTTGATAGTGTATGATTCCCGAAGACTGCTCTGGAAAAATATGAGGTGCACACCTCGCCATCAGCCGTCTTTATCACCTTCATATTCCAAACCTATGATTCTGAGAGTCAATAACTTGGAGTGGCCAAAGTCAATGCCAGCTGAGTATTTTCAATTTATTGCAGCGATAGAGATAGAGAGTGAGGAGACATTGGAGACCTTAGGAGACATAACTGAATTGTTGCCGACCTGCTTATTGTCTTCCCTGCGATTCCTAGGCATCAGAAGTTGTCCCAAACTAAGGAGCATGGGAGGATGGTTGGAGCATCTTTCTGCCTTGCAGTGTTTGCGTATATACGACTGTCCTAATCTGCTGCAGAGTGGGATCCCATGGCAACACTTTCCTGAGACTCTTCAATCCTTGTGTTTGGAGAGCTTTAAAGAGATGGAGGAACTACCAGAGGGGATGCAGTACTGCACCTCCTTACAGTCTCTTGAAATCCGAGACTGCCCAAAGCTTGAATGTCTGCCCAAATGGATGCCCAAACTAACCTCTCTCGAGAAACTGCAACTTCGCATGTGCTCCAAGAGGCTTGAGAAAAGATGCCAACAACCAAATGGGGAGGACTGGTCTCTCATACAACACATCCCCCTCACTTGTATTCTATCCGTCTTACAAGAACGAGAGAAGAAGAAATCTGATCATGAACCCTGGACCAACGAAAATTATTGGTGTTGA
- the LOC141655837 gene encoding oleosin L-like: MADYLQQHGGLQGQQLTHRGQLTTTPYGQQQNPRAHQMVKAATAATAGGSLLVLSGLTLTGTVIALTIATPLLVIFSPVLVPAAITVFLLTTGFLSSGAFGIAALSVLAWIYRFMTGQHPVGADQLEMARMKLAGKARDVKDTAQHYGQQAMEGVGGGDRDVGTRHTSGGGRDTTTTRVHQTTTSST, from the coding sequence ATGGCAGATTACTTGCAACAACACGGCGGTCTGCAGGGGCAGCAACTAACCCACCGCGGTCAGCTGACCACAACCCCATACGGTCAGCAACAAAACCCTAGGGCCCACCAAATGGTCAAAGCAGCAACAGCAGCAACAGCAGGCGGATCTCTCTTAGTCCTCTCAGGATTAACCCTAACCGGAACCGTCATTGCACTCACAATCGCCACACCACTACTAGTGATCTTCAGCCCGGTTCTGGTCCCGGCTGCGATCACAGTCTTCCTTCTCACCACAGGGTTTTTATCCTCTGGGGCGTTTGGGATTGCGGCTCTGtcggttttagcttggatttacCGGTTCATGACCGGGCAACACCCGGTCGGGGCGGATCAGCTAGAGATGGCTAGGATGAAGTTGGCTGGGAAAGCAAGGGATGTTAAGGACACGGCTCAACATTATGGTCAGCAGGCTATGGAAGGTGTTGGTGGTGGAGATCGAGATGTGGGTACGCGTCATACTAGTGGTGGTGGACGTGATACTACTACTACACGTGTTCATCAGACTACTACTAGTAGTACTTAG
- the LOC141656535 gene encoding lipid droplet phospholipase 1-like: MDENTVIVENGVCHKDSVNGGHDVWSCENGASNFADHLVVMVHGILGSAADWKFGAEQFVKMLPDKVFVHCSERNGSKLTLDGVDVMAQRLAAEVQEIIENKPELRKISFVAHSVGGLVARYAIGILYQPPKGDNENSRGTIGGLQAMNFVTVATPHLGSRGNKQVPFLFGFTAVEKVASLVIHWIFRRTGRHLFLTDIDEGKPPLLKRMVDDDNEYCFLSALRVFKRRVAYSNVGYDHIVGWRTSCIRRMSELPKWEDALNEKYPHIVYEEHSNACEPDESALRADENSDKIEEELVTGLSRVSWEKVDVSFHTSRSRFSAHSVIQVKDHYMHAEGADVIQHMIDHFIL; this comes from the exons ATGGATGAGAATACGGTTATTGTAGAAAATGGGGTATGTCACAAAGATTCAGTGAATGGAGGTCATGATGTTTGGAGCTGTGAAAATGGTGCTTCCAATTTTGCTGATCATCTTGTTGTTATGGTTCATGGCATTTTAGGAAG TGCCGCAGATTGGAAGTTTGGTGCAGAACAGTTTGTTAAAATGCTTCCAGATAAAGTATTTGTTCACT GCAGTGAACGGAACGGGTCAAAGCTGACGTTAGATGGGGTAGATGTCATGGCTCAGAGATTGGCAGCCGAG GTTCAGGAAATTATTGAAAACAAGCCAGAGCTTCGTAAAATTTCCTTTGTTGCACATTCAGTTGGTGGTTTAGTCGCAAGATATGCAATTGGTATTCTGTATCAACCACCTAAGGGTGATAATGAGAATTCAAGAGGGACAATCGGAGGTCTTCAAGCAATGAATTTTGTCACTGTAGCTACTCCTCATCTTGGTTCACGTGGTAACAAACAG GTACCATTCCTGTTCGGTTTCACTGCAGTTGAAAAAGTTGCTAGTCTTGTGATTCATTGGATATTTAGAAGAACAGGCCGACATCTTTTCTTGACTGATATTGATGAAGGGAAGCCTCCATTGCTAAAAAGGATGGTGGATGACGATAATGAATATTGCTTCCT GTCAGCCCTACGGGTATTTAAGCGCAGAGTGGCATATTCAAATGTTGGATATGATC ATATCGTTGGCTGGAGAACGTCCTGCATCAGACGTATGAGTGAATTGCCTAAG TGGGAAGATGCTCTAAATGAGAAATATCCACATATAGTCTATGAAGAGCACAGCAATGCATGTGAACCAGATGAATCTGCGTTGAGGGCAGATGAAAACTCTGACAAAATAGAAG AGGAGCTTGTAACAGGCTTATCTCGAGTCTCGTGGGAGAAGGTAGATGTGAGCTTTCATACCAGCAGGAGTAGGTTTTCTGCTCATAGCGTGATCCAG GTGAAAGACCATTACATGCATGCAGAAGGAGCTGATGTAATTCAACATATGATTGATCATTTCATCTTGTGA
- the LOC141656534 gene encoding putative disease resistance protein RGA1 yields the protein MDLATTMSIVQTILTAIQTLVQLQAICSISDCRRQLVDLQSTVETVKAVLEDADAKQDALNSQEKNYIKELKDAVYDADDVIDEFLTLAKQRKLSEAGDKVSDKVRAFLSRFKFLTHNLSNKVKKVNKKLDAIAAKSSKFSFKVENKPMRFRKEDTSSFVCDEIIGRDEDVDKIVDMILNSLVVDEPDELDVSFLAIAGMGGLGKTALAQLVFNDPRVISAFQLKNWTCIADHDQEQWNLTEILGKVVRELPGINNRDLTSLEKMHWAIKKHLAGKKYLLVLDDVWTENYDNWQQLEGFFKLGQKGSRIVVTTRSKTTAQMIGGDQVLELRGLPEMESWRLFERMAFLPKQRDEDFVIIGKEIVKRCAGSPLAIRVVGSLLRGQPKTKWQSFHNNGLANLSQSNDTMTRILKISYHQLDPSLKSCFAYCAIFPKDWNISKQMLIQLWMAQGYINLENLGEEYIFMLLQRCFFQDVRKNEFGEVEWFKMHDLFHDIAEQVAGNEICRFDYDTLNVGIGVRHLSLMYDCYTQDIFDKTLIRTFLQVKKRFSMGTANQILASKSIQKWTCLRSLDLRQTCAESLPESIGQLLHLRCLDLSGSSRLEILPKSLTKLVNLQTLDLHHCYRLGELPNDVSRLVNLSTLNVAGCNLLSRMPSAIGMLSGLHTLGQFIVCVQVSAGANRYFDGLGDLQLLNNLKGSLKIKVGALKNAKFVKEDLGEGAYLKNKGLLKKIAIEFQKQDESESKEYEQKLLEEMQPHQNLWKLKLEGYHGEKMPSWPKRGDNSGIIDLPNLVSLKIYKCQELLNLPWQIGKLPNLKKLWLVGLPNMEYLVNVDLQMPGSGEGLSFFSSLEELSIDELPKLKGWWRRSESADNGVSSKEPRLEWVSSPCFPQLTSLVIKSCLKLTYVPLCPCLENLVIYDSGRKLTWNNMKRIPHGHPSLPQHYSKPTILRINHVKWLAKMPTEFFQSLAAIVIQDEDRESNLGEVRELMQTCFLSSLRFLGIMRCPKLRSVGGWLEHLSELQYLYIIDCPNVELREIPWQHLSGSLQSLGLMRFQEMEEIPEGMQYCTSLQSLSLWNCHKLECLPEWMPKLTSLRKLQLRVCSERLKERCQQPNGEDWSLIQHIPLTCILTQSEELEDHRPDPDAWTKEDFWF from the coding sequence ATGGACTTGGCAACGACAATGTCTATTGTGCAAACTATCCTTACTGCAATCCAAACTCTGGTTCAGCTCCAAGCAATTTGCTCCATTTCTGATTGCAGGCGTCAGCTTGTAGATCTTCAAAGCACTGTCGAAACTGTAAAAGCTGTTCTTGAGGATGCTGATGCCAAGCAAGATGCGCTCAACAGTCAGGAAAAGAACTACATCAAAGAGCTCAAAGATGCTGTGTATGACGCAGATGACGTGATAGATGAGTTCCTCACACTAGCCAAGCAGAGGAAACTCAGTGAGGCTGGTGATAAAGTTTCTGACAAGGTGAGAGCTTTTCTTTCTCGCTTTAAGTTTCTTACTCATaatctctctaacaaggtcaagAAGGTTAATAAGAAGTTGGATGCCATTGCGGCGAAGAGTAGCAAGTTTAGCTTCAAGGTTGAGAATAAGCCTATGAGGTTTAGAAAAGAAGACACATCTTCTTTTGTGTGCGATGAAATCATCGGGAGGGATGAAGATGTGGATAAGATTGTAGATATGATACTGAACTCTCTTGTTGTTGATGAGCCTGATGAGCTAGATGTTTCTTTCTTAGCCATTGCGGGGATGGGAGGGTTGGGGAAAACTGCTCTTGCCCAACTTGTTTTTAATGATCCTAGGGTCATTAGCGCATTCCAATTAAAGAATTGGACTTGCATTGCAGATCACGATCAAGAACAGTGGAACTTGACTGAAATCCTAGGCAAGGTGGTGAGAGAACTACCTGGGATCAATAATCGTGATTTAACTTCTTTGGAGAAGATGCATTGGGCAATTAAGAAGCATTTAGCCGGAAAAAAATATTTGCTGGTGTTAGATGATGTGTGGACTGAAAATTATGATAATTGGCAACAACTTGAAGGGTTTTTCAAGTTAGGGCAAAAGGGTAGTCGGATAGTTGTAACTACACGTTCGAAAACAACCGCCCAAATGATTGGAGGTGATCAAGTGCTTGAGTTGCGAGGTTTGCCTGAAATGGAGTCGTGGCGTTTGTTTGAAAGGATGGCGTTTCTGCCTAAACAACGAGATGAAGACTTTGTAATAATTGGCAAAGAGATTGTTAAACGATGTGCTGGTTCCCCGCTTGCTATTAGAGTAGTCGGAAGTCTTTTGCGTGGTCAACCCAAGACTAAGTGGCAGTCATTTCACAACAATGGGCTAGCCAATCTTAGTCAAAGTAATGATACCATGACCCGCATATTGAAGATAAGTTACCATCAACTCGACCCTTCCTTGAAGTCTTGCTTTGCCTACTGTGCTATCTTTCCCAAAGATTGGAATATTAGTAAGCAAATGTTAATTCAGCTTTGGATGGCACAAGGTTACATCAACTTAGAGAATTTGGGAGAGGAATATATTTTTATGTTGCTACAAAGGTGTTTTTTCCAAGATGTTCGCAAGAATGAATTTGGTGAGGTTGAGTGGTTCAAGATGCATGATCTCTTTCATGATATTGCTGAACAAGTAGCGGGCAATGAGATTTGTAGATTCGATTATGATACTCTCAATGTGGGTATTGGAGTTCGTCATCTCTCTCTTATGTATGACTGTTACACACAGGATATCTTCGATAAGACTCTTATTCGCACGTTTCTTCAAGTTAAGAAGCGTTTTAGTATGGGTACTGCAAACCAGATACTAGCAAGCAAATCAATACAAAAATGGACATGCTTAAGGTCATTAGACTTGAGACAAACATGTGCTGAAAGTTTACCAGAATCAATAGGTCAACTGTTGCATTTGAGGTGCTTAGATCTCTCAGGGAGTAGCCGACTGGAAATTCTTCCCAAATCATTAACAAAACTAGTTAACCTACAGACTTTAGATTTACATCACTGCTATAGATTAGGAGAATTGCCGAATGATGTTAGCAGGCTAGTTAATCTAAGCACGTTAAATGTAGCTGGATGCAACTTGCTGAGTCGTATGCCTTCAGCCATCGGTATGTTAAGTGGTTTGCATACTTTGGGCCAATTTATAGTATGTGTTCAGGTAAGTGCAGGTGCAAATCGATATTTTGATGGGTTGGGAGACCTACAACTCCTTAATAATTTAAAAGGGAGTCTGAAGATCAAAGTTGGGGCGTTGAAAAATGCGAAATTTGTGAAGGAAGACCTGGGTGAGGGAGCCTATTTAAAGAATAAAGGACTCCTGAAGAAGATTGCTATTGAATTTCAAAAGCAAGATGAGTCTGAAAGCAAGGAGTATGAGCAAAAGTTGTTGGAAGAGATGCAGCCACATCAAAATTTGTGGAAGTTAAAGTTAGAAGGGTATCATGGTGAAAAAATGCCCAGTTGGCCGAAGAGGGGAGATAACTCGGGAATAATTGATCTCCCCAATCTTGTTTCTTTGAAGATCTATAAATGCCAGGAGTTGCTAAATCTGCCTTGGCAGATTGGGAAACTGCCCAACCTTAAAAAGCTATGGCTCGTGGGGTTGCCGAATATGGAGTACTTGGTAAATGTGGACCTACAAATGCCTGGCTCGGGTGAAGGACTGTCCTTCTTTTCCAGCCTTGAAGAACTCAGTATTGATGAGTTGCCTAAGCTAAAAGGATGGTGGCGGAGATCAGAATCGGCCGATAATGGTGTTAGCAGCAAAGAACCGCGTCTAGAGTGGGTATCATCGCCCTGTTTTCCTCAACTGACGAGTCTTGTTATAAAATCTTGCCTAAAGCTGACGTATGTTCCTTTATGTCCCTGTCTTGAAAATCTCGTAATATATGATTCCGGGAGAAAACTGACCTGGAATAATATGAAGCGCATACCTCATGGTCATCCATCATTGCCACAACATTATTCCAAACCAACGATTTTGAGAATCAACCACGTGAAATGGCTCGCAAAAATGCCAACTGAATTTTTTCAGTCCCTTGCAGCGATTGTGATACAGGATGAGGATAGAGAGTCGAATTTAGGAGAAGTAAGGGAGTTGATGCAGACCTGCTTTTTGTCTTCCCTGCGTTTCCTAGGAATCATGAGGTGCCCCAAGCTAAGGAGTGTGGGTGGATGGTTGGAGCATCTTTCTGAGTTGCAGTATTTGTATATAATCGACTGTCCTAATGTTGAGCTGCGAGAGATCCCATGGCAACACCTTTCCGGCAGCCTCCAATCCTTGGGTTTGATGAGATTTCAAGAGATGGAAGAAATACCAGAGGGGATGCAGTACTGCACTTCCCTCCAATCTCTCTCCCTTTGGAATTGCCACAAACTGGAATGTCTGCCTGAATGGATGCCCAAACTCACCTCTCTTCGGAAACTGCAACTCCGAGTATGTTCCGAGAGGCTCAAGGAAAGATGCCAACAACCAAATGGAGAGGATTGGTCTCTCATCCAACACATTCCCCTCACTTGTATTCTAACTCAATCAGAGGAATTGGAGGACCACAGGCCTGATCCTGATGCATGGACTAAAGAAGATTTCTGGTTTTGA